Proteins encoded by one window of Toxotes jaculatrix isolate fToxJac2 chromosome 22, fToxJac2.pri, whole genome shotgun sequence:
- the cdpf1 gene encoding cysteine-rich DPF motif domain-containing protein 1, with amino-acid sequence MEQTTSETLQKTFTCQLCGLSIPYTYYGQKPPNTRAIVLLEECFVTKDPFSPEKEKFLVLGSTCSLCSLCVCVGPDCSLFYTKRFCMQCVNKHLDQFPHQIQAELAKKKQSSKAAVS; translated from the exons ATGGAGCAAACTACAAGTGAAACCCttcaaaaaacatttacttGCCAATTGTGTGGTTTAAGTATCCCTTATACTTACTACGGCCAGAAACCACCAAACACTAGAGCCATTGT ACTGCTTGAGGAGTGTTTTGTGACCAAGGACCCCTTCAGTCCCGAGAAGGAAAAGTTTCTGGTTTTGGGGTCTACCTGCAGCCTGTGtagcctgtgtgtctgtgtgggaccG gaCTGCAGCCTTTTCTACACCAAGAGGTTCTGCATGCAGTGTGTGAACAAACACTTGGACCAGTTCCCCCATCAGATTCAGGCCGAGCTGGCCAAGAAGAAGCAGAGCTCCAAGGCTGCCGTCTCATGA
- the LOC121176446 gene encoding cyclin-dependent kinase inhibitor 1B-like, whose product MCNKMSDVRLSNASPTVERVDARQPDNQRPPVRRSLFGTSDPEETRRVFTASMEEGVRGFRETYNFDPEDDTPLPSGNFVWEQVSNPAEFYVRPPHRSQQPQRDVDLPGDNNLQDVEERQENPQPRRDGSRKRRREALGSCSSECPNKRSHTDEDDDEDQSKGAGSQAVKAAEERPCRPESSAEVQ is encoded by the exons ATGTGCAACAAAATGTCAGATGTTCGCCTTTCTAATGCGAGCCCGACAGTGGAGAGGGTGGATGCGCGGCAGCCCGACAACCAGAGACCTCCGGTCCGCAGAAGCCTTTTCGGCACATCTGACCCAGAGGAGACACGGAGGGTTTTTACGGCTTCAATGGAGGAAGGTGTGCGGGGTTTTAGGGAAACGTACAATTTCGACCCGGAGGACGACACACCGCTCCCTTCGGGCAATTTCGTGTGGGAGCAGGTCAGCAATCCAGCGGAATTTTATGTCAGACCGCCTCACAGGAGCCAGCAGCCCCAGCGAGATGTGGACTTGCCCGGCGATAACAACCTGCAGGATGTcgaggagaggcaggagaatCCCCAGCCACGCAGAGACGGTTCAAGGAAAAGACGCCGTGAAGCTTTAG GTTCCTGCTCCAGCGAGTGTCCGAATAAAAGGTCGCACACCgacgaagatgatgatgaagaccagTCGAAAGGTGCAGGAAGTCAGGCTGTTAAAGCCGCGGAGGAGAGACCCTGCAGGCCAGAGAGCAGCGCGGAGGTCCAGTAA
- the pparaa gene encoding peroxisome proliferator-activated receptor alpha a: MAGDLYSPPSPLGDSLLDSPLCGDLMEDLRDISQSIGGDTLGFDFPEYQSTGSGSESSVALDTLTPASSPSSGVCGAAPGPEESLNLECRVCSDKASGFHYGVHACEGCKGFFRRTIRLKLEYVKCERNCKIQKKNRNKCQYCRFHKCLSVGMSHNAIRFGRMPQAEKLKLKAESKMVEKEVECPLLADHKILVRQIHEAYMKNFSMNKAKARLILTGKTSRPPFIIHDMVTFQLAEKTLAAHIVNSDYPEHESSLQAGDVVPSVGCGELQQREAEARLFHCCQSTSVETVTELTEFAKAVPGFQGLDLNDQVTLLKYGVYEALFTLLASCMNKDGLLVARGGGFITREFLKSLRRPFSDMMEPKFQFATRFNSLELDDSDLALFVAAIICCGDRPGLVDVQLVEQLQEGIVQALRLHLLANHPDDTFLFPRLLQKLADLRELVTEHAQLVQEIKTTEDTSLHPLLQEIYRDMY; encoded by the exons ATGGCAGGGGATCTCTACAGCCCCCCGTCCCCTTTGGGGGATTCCCTTCTGGACAGTCCCCTGTGTGGAGACCTGATGGAGGACCTTCGTGACATCTCTCAGTCTATAGGAGGCGACACGCTGGGATTTGATTTCCCAGAGTACCAGAGCACCGGCTCAGGGTCGGAGAGCTCCGTTGCACTGG ACACCTTGACCCCAGCCTCCAGTCCGTCGTCGGGGGTGTGTGGAGCTGCGCCAGGCCCCGAGGAAAGCCTCAACCTGGAGTGCCGGGTGTGCTCTGACAAGGCTTCGGGCTTCCACTACGGGGTGCACGCATGTGAGGGCTGCAAG GGTTTCTTCAGGAGGACCATCAGGTTGAAGCTGGAGTACGTTAAGTGTGAACGCAACTGCAAAATCCAAAAGAAGAATCGCAACAAGTGCCAGTACTGCCGATTCCACAAGTGCCTCTCTGTGGGCATGTCCCACAATG CCATCCGGTTTGGTCGGATGCCCCAGGCGGAGAAGCTGAAGCTAAAGGCAGAGAGCAAGATGGTGGAAAAAGAAGTGGAATGCCCCTTGCTGGCCGACCACAAGATTCTGGTCAGGCAGATTCATGAAGCTTACATGAAGAACTTCAGCATGAACAAGGCGAAAGCACGGCTGATACTCACTGGAAAGACCAGCAGACcg CCTTTCATCATTCACGACATGGTGACGTTCCAGCTGGCAGAGAAGACGTTAGCGGCCCATATTGTAAACAGTGACTACCCGGAGCACGAGAGCAGCCTTCAAGCTGGGGATGTGGTTCCGAGTGTGGGGTGTGGGGAGCTTCAGCAGAGGGAGGCCGAAGCCAGGCTCTTCCACTGCTGCCAGAGCACCTCGGTGGAGACAGTCACAGAGCTGACGGAGTTTGCTAAGGCGGTGCCAGGTTTCCAGGGCCTGGATCTGAATGATCAG GTGACTCTATTGAAGTATGGTGTTTACGAAGCCCTCTTCACCCTCCTGGCCTCCTGCATGAATAAAGACGGCCTCCTGGTGGCCCGTGGTGGAGGCTTCATCACACGTGAATTCCTCAAAAGCCTCCGGCGTCCGTTTAGTGACATGATGGAACCAAAATTCCAGTTTGCCACACGCTTCAACTCTCTGGAGCTGGATGACAGTGACCTGGCTCTTTTTGTGGCCGCCATTATCTGCTGTGGAG ACCGTCCAGGCCTGGTGGATGTACAGCTTGTGGAGCAGCTACAGGAAGGCATCGTTCAGGCACTGCGGCTCCACCTGCTGGCCAACCACCCTGACGACACCTTCCTCTTCCCCAGACTTCTCCAGAAACTGGCCGACCTCCGTGAGCTGGTCACCGAGCATGCTCAGTTAGTGCAGGAAATCAAGACAACAGAGGACACGTCGCTGCACCCTCTCCTGCAAGAGATATACAGGGACATGTACTGA